From the genome of Dermacentor silvarum isolate Dsil-2018 unplaced genomic scaffold, BIME_Dsil_1.4 Seq134, whole genome shotgun sequence, one region includes:
- the LOC119434605 gene encoding splicing factor 3B subunit 4-like: protein MLTAQMDQLKSKPPTPTPQQQAQPPPPPLATQTKQPTQQPLSQRPPTETQSSPQDATTQVTLQQVEHMFALQQQQIQQQFQQMQEQLQAQMQQMFTEFQELKRYVDDSVQKFQRPRKRRHSLASGQLSAKIMDTTDTEDTTTSEVPHHG from the coding sequence ATGCTCACGGCGCAAATGGATCAACTTAAATCCAAACCACCCACTCCgacaccgcaacaacaagcacaaccaccaccaccaccacttgcGACACAAACAAAACAGCCAACACAACAACCACTGTCACAGCGGCCACCAACAGAAACACAATCCTCGCCACAAGATGCGACAACACAAGTGACACTGCAGCAAGTAGAACACATGTTTGCATTACAGCAGCAACAAATCCAGCAACAATTTCAGCAAATGCAAGAGCAACTACAAGCGCAAATGCAGCAGATGTTTACGGAATTCCAAGAACTAAAACGATATGTAGACGATTCAGTTCAGAAGTTCCAACGGCCGCGCAAACGACGACACAGCCTCGCCTCGGGCCAGCTGAGCGCGAAGATCATGGACACCACTGACACTGAGGATACCACAACCTCCGAAGTTCCTCATCATGGCTAA